Genomic window (Argopecten irradians isolate NY chromosome 13, Ai_NY, whole genome shotgun sequence):
tatttataataaaattataaatagtatacacgtgtcaattttcagttgtttttattcatgctaaagatatataattcgtaaatatataaatgcgtATTTTGGAGTGTTCATGggtctttttgtgatatttgtgtAGCCATGAAAATggcttttttttataaaggattGGCTGATTATAAGATCAAGCCCTCATGTGCCTGATGGCCCGGTCAATGCTGTTGGAGAAAGCAACTTCCGCCGACGGTTTCAGATGTGTACCATCTTTAGCTCGGATTGAGGTTGTCTTCAACAAGTCTCTGTCGTGGTGCCAAATGATGTCAGGGTGTTGTTTCTTCATCATTCTGTTGATAAGTGATGCGGTCTTGTCGAATTTGCGATCGTGTCTCGGAAAAAGCTCGCCGAACATCACCACTTCTACACCCTGGGCGATAAACAGTTGATGGATTTCTTGAAGAAGTCCAATTGTACGGGCCGTTGACTGGTCAGCGATGTCATTTTCGCCTATCTGTACAAAGACGGAGTGACAGATGGAAAAATCTTCGGCTAGTACGATGTCTCTCAGATGTCGAAGCTTCAAACCACCTCGTCCGAAGGCATGGAATGACCAATTGGGTAGTGGTATTTCTTCTTTTCTCCATCGGGCGATGAGGCGTCTGATAAAGCTGTGACCGAGGATGCAGGTCTTCTTGGTGTCGCTGGACAGGTATCGGTAGGTTGCTTCTTGAAAGGtattcatgttgtatgatactaTAAGGATTGTGTGAGGGAGTATTTATAGCCTTGGCCACTGATATTTTTTGTCGGAATGACAAAgactataaaatcaaaacaagattCCGGCAATTAAGAAGTTTAATTGGTCATTAAAAAGATCACTCTTTctcacaattgttttttttatttgatattacataattacatgtttgacttaaataaacaatggtgATATACTGTCTTTGCTAATTAGTCAGTGTTATGGTAAAGGTTTTTTACTACTACCCTAATTACGAGGCCATGCCCAGGCCTATGTTATTACAACGAAGCGAACTTAGCTTGGTCATGTATGATTTCTTTTGTGTCGTCAAAGAGAGGTACTCTGGATACGACCATAAGGAGACTAGTATAGGGAGCTGTATTCTTCGATTGGTTAAATGATAAAAACgtgtatatttcttcatattccAGTTTACACATAATGGTAGTGAGGTTTCAacgaattttttaaaattattatttctttgtcGATTAACTTATTGAATCTGAAACTTAACgacatacattaattttttatacGTTTCTGATTCAGTATGCATTTTTTATACGCGTGACGTCGTTACacctaaaaatatctttaaaaggttttttttcctaatattaCTATCACTGGACAATAATAAAAACGTCTTCAAAAGCAACTGGTTAGCTGGGGATATTTGTTAGATCTATGTACAACTCGTTATAGGAAATTACATCGGGATATAATATTGGTTTGAATAAATATCCTGATGAACCGTCATGGCACGAATCGAATAAAGCACTAATAAGAAGGTCACATAATAACAgaattttcatacaattttcagtttaagagcACACCTTTCGAAACCCAGTTACTGGGAGTTATCATAGCTggcatgttatttattacaccataaaatacacattaacatggAATATTGTGTCAACACGAACCGACCAACGGCTAGCAATTTTTCAAGGCTATATTTagtgcgtgacgtaatcgatACACAACGTCACtatgataaacataaaatatcatatgaacgaTCACTGTGCTATACATTTGTTAAACATTATATACTCAAAATGCTAATCAACGAAAGACAGAGACTAGATTGTCAGTGAAGTTCGGGAAGACCCTTTTTAACCCAGTACACTTTAATGGGGGTTTACAAAGAatgaactttacaaaaaaaaaaaaaaaaacttattgccAGTATATGTTCTTCTCTCTCTGTCAGGTGAATTatattacctgtacatttaCTTATATATGTTGTCGCCATAGATACACCTCTCaggtgtactgtgtaccgcACACGTGTCATCCGACTAATTAACTCCACAGATAACGGACGCCGTGGACAAATTTAGCTATATTGCTTGCCCTATTGGGGCCATCCTGACACCACGGGTAGGATCTAGCTAGCGGTACCCTGCGGGGTTACGAAGGGGATGCGTATGCATTTTGGGGAGCTCGAAGTGAGAAAAATGGCCGACGATAGTTGTATACACTTTTTCAATGCGAtcatatgtgtatgatttttaacACCAGAATTTTAAATTTCCCGCGTTTCGTAGAATAGCGGGAAATATTTGTCCTGCAGTTACATAACGTACACGTGGCATTGTATAGCACGTGCGGTTTTTTATTCGTCCAATGAGATTAGGTGGGCTGGTAGGGTATCGGGTAGCGAGGTTTGGTCATTCTAGCGTTCGGTTAGCTACAGGAACGACCTATTCAATTTTTTCTCACGTGATCATGGAGAGTCAGCAGACACTACTCGACAAACTGGAGACCATCATGACTTCAAAATTAGAGACTTTCAAAGTAGAAATCAGCGAGTCACAGAAAATGATTTCTGAAGCTCAATTCTCCAGGTTTTCGGAGATTTCTCCTTATCATTTTAAGAAGAAAGGAAACGAAGAACAGTTTAAAGTAAACGCCAAAATCAACATGAAATTGCAGGAGGCGCATACATCTTTACAAGAAAACCCTTTACATAATGCGCATACGGAGAGAGCTAGTGCCAGTATAGCGGAAGGTATGGACATTGTTAAGCACAGGcagaaattgataaaaatggcCGACTCATCAGAAACTGGTTGGAAAGTCGTCGAGGAATACGAAACAAATGCTTTAGCGGAGGATTCCGAGGACGAGAAGCGTATTACTAGGGCAGAGGCTAGGGCGCAACGGAAGATAAAAACCCAGAGAACCACTCGACAGAAGCGTTATTTTCCCTATGGTACCCCCGCGAGACAACACACTCAGAGCCAAGCGGGTGCAGCGGACACGACGACGGCGGGTGCGAGCAGGCGACCAGGATTGTGCTTCGCGTGCGGAAAGCCCGGTCACTGGAGGGTAGACTGTATGCAGAAAGGCACAAAtaagataagtaacactttttgtttttgtgtggaAGCACGTTTGTCAGTGAGAGACGTATTTGTAGCGTATGAGGATATGTTGGACGAAACACGTGTTGCTACGTCCAGTTCTGCTTCAGTGGGTAATTTTACTACCGTAGTGGGGTCGACAGGTGAAAGGTCAGATTCAAAGGTCAGGTCACCCGTAGGAATGTTGCGTAGTGCTTTACATGAATGGGAGAGTATAGGTGCATGTTCGAATGTTTTAAATGTGATACGTGACGGTTATAGGTTACCTATGTATTCAATGCCGGATTGCattgttttaagaaataataaatcGGCACTTGACAATGCGGGTTTTGTACAGCAGGAGATAGAAACATTGCTTTTGAAAGGTTGTATAAGAGAAGTAGATACACTATTCCAAAGGTGGTCAATCCATTGACTGTAGCTGGCAATAAGGAGAAGTTGCGTTTGGTGTTAGATTGTCGACACATAAACCCTTGTTTGTTTAAATACAGGTTCAGGTACGAGGATTCAACAGTAGCATTAGATTTGTTTAGGAAGGGAGATTGGGTTTTTACGTTCGATCTCAAATCAGCTTATCCCCATATCGAGATTTTTCCAGATCATAGAACATTTCTAGGATTTTCTTGGGTCGTGAACGGCCAGGTGAGATATTTCGTTTTTAATGTATTGCCATTTGGCCTTTCCACAGCAGGGTATATTTTTACAAAGGTCACTCGTGTATTGGTCAAATGCTGGCGCTCAAAGGGTCACAGGGTTATCATGTATCTCGATGACGGCATCGGGGGTAAAGCTACGGAAGCTGAGGCTAGCGACCTGAGTAGGTCGGTACAGGGCGATTTGATAAGATTTGGTTTTATGATTGCAGAGCAAAAATGTAGCTGGGTGCCAAGTCAGGAAGCTATATGGTTGGGATTACGTTGGTCATTCTCTGAGGGATTGGTTTTTGTACCGGACAGCAAGATAGAGAGGTTGAAATCGGCGTTACGTATTCTATTGGATAACGTATCGCGTGATCGATGCTGGGTGACAGCGAGGCAGTTGGCTGCACTAGTAGGTCAGATTATCGCTATGAAGGTAGCTATGGGTCCTGTCGTCAGAATGATGACGAGGCATATGTATGCCAGTGTGATGATGAAGGCAAGTTGGGATTCCAACGTTTTGATATTAAAGGAAGCTTTAGACGAACTACGATTTTGGTTTTACAATGTTGAAAGTTTGAACGGTGCTCAGATAGACAGGTCTTACAAGCATGATTTTGTAGTGTATAGCGATGCCTCGGCTACAGGTTACGGGGGGTACATATTGCACGTAAATAAAAGTGAGGTTCTGGGTGAATGGACAGATACAGAGAGCAAGGAAAGCTCAACTTGGAGAGAACTGGAGGCTGTACGTCGTATGCTTTTACATTACAATGGAAGCCTGGTAGGGCAATGCCTGGTAGGGCAGAAGGTGTTGTGGTATACCGATAGTCAGAATGTAGCTTCTATATTGGTAAATGGTAGCAAGGTACCGATACTGAATGAGAAGGCTGTAATGATCAGAGAGGATTGCCTTAGCAGAGGTCTTAGATTGTTGCCAGCCTGGTTGCCAAGGGCGGATAATCAATTGGCGGATAGATACAGTAAGACGGCTGACAGTGATGACTGGTATATACGGAACAGTGTGTTCATTGAGCTCAATGAGAAATGGGGAGAGTTTACAGTAGACAGGTTCGCTAATGATAATAATGCAAAATGTGAGGTTTTCAACTCGAGGTGGTGGTGTCCTGGGACAGCGGGCATAGACGGTCTGGGTCAGGTCTGGGCTGGCCAGAACAATTGGCTAGTACCGCCCCCTGCTTTGATACCGAAGGTTGTTGATAAAATGATGGACGAGAAAGCCATGGGTACTCTGGTAGTGCCATACTGGACTTCTGCTCCATTCTGGCCTGTGATAGCTCCAAGGGGAGACAAATACGCGTTTTTCGTGAAAGAGCATAAAATATTACCTTCGGGCAGTGTAGTTGCCGGAAAAGGAAAGAACGGGGTTTTTGGTAGGGACGGGGGTCCGGAGATGATTGCTTTAAGGCTGAGGTTTTGATCCAAATTGCTTTTGTGATTTCAGGTGTCGGGCTACTCACAAACATAGATGAGGCAATCAAGCGTACAGGGCAACATACCACCCGGACACACGATTTGGCCAAGAAAATGGCGGGATTCATTTTAAAAGCGAGGAGCGACAAGACTGTTGAAAAGTATTATAACGCGTTCAAAAGGTGGGAGACTTTCGCAAAACAGGACAACGTTTGTCATCTTCCCGCACAACCGGTACAAGTAGCCTTATACTTGACTCATATTTTGGATACGGGCGGATCTGGTAGCATGGTTACTGCCGCAATTTACGGAATTAAATGGGCGCATTCGATCAACGGATTCGAAGATCCCACAGTGAAcagttttgttaaaaatttgATGGAGGCCGCTAAAAGGCAGGTGCGAGCGCCCAGGAGGAAGAAGGACTGTGTGTCAGCGGACATGTTGATATGTTTGTGCGATATTCATAAGGACTCTAGGGACATTTCAGTGGTGCGAGACTTGGCTAtgattgttttatgttttgcGGGATTTTTAAGGTACAATGAGTTGAGTGAGTTGCGATGCGAGGATGTGTCATTTCATGAATCTTGTTTGAAGTTAAACATTAGAAAGAGTAAAACGGATCAATATAGATTAGGAAACGAGGTGGTGATTGCGAAAGGTAAGACTGTG
Coding sequences:
- the LOC138305687 gene encoding uncharacterized protein, which produces MYLDDGIGGKATEAEASDLSRSVQGDLIRFGFMIAEQKCSWVPSQEAIWLGLRWSFSEGLVFVPDSKIERLKSALRILLDNVSRDRCWVTARQLAALVGQIIAMKVAMGPVVRMMTRHMYASVMMKASWDSNVLILKEALDELRFWFYNVESLNGAQIDRSYKHDFVVYSDASATGYGGYILHVNKSEVLGEWTDTESKESSTWRELEAVRRMLLHYNGSLVGQCLVGQKVLWYTDSQNVASILVNGSKVPILNEKAVMIREDCLSRGLRLLPAWLPRADNQLADRYSKTADSDDWYIRNSVFIELNEKWGEFTVDRFANDNNAKCEVFNSRWWCPGTAGIDGLGQVWAGQNNWLVPPPALIPKVVDKMMDEKAMGTLVVPYWTSAPFWPVIAPRGDKYAFFVKEHKILPSGSVVAGKGKNGVFGRDGGPEMIALRLRF
- the LOC138305688 gene encoding integrase/recombinase xerD homolog; its protein translation is MAGFILKARSDKTVEKYYNAFKRWETFAKQDNVCHLPAQPVQVALYLTHILDTGGSGSMVTAAIYGIKWAHSINGFEDPTVNSFVKNLMEAAKRQVRAPRRKKDCVSADMLICLCDIHKDSRDISVVRDLAMIVLCFAGFLRYNELSELRCEDVSFHESCLKLNIRKSKTDQYRLGNEVVIAKGKTVACPYLMLKRFMGLSGATVSSKDYLFKPLFRSKAECKQIYKQKPLSYTRARECVVKRLNEVSKGLDLGLLRAGGATEAANGNVNERCWKRHGRWRSDVSKDGYVADSLQNRLEVTKQLGL